One window of the Rosa rugosa chromosome 3, drRosRugo1.1, whole genome shotgun sequence genome contains the following:
- the LOC133736632 gene encoding uncharacterized protein LOC133736632 isoform X2, with amino-acid sequence MKEALDFVLSMEFWRMGLRWTLSLLISYWHLLFASTTTPPSRSPPPSPPSRPVCIITGAMCTAHNPILYAVGRSSRLLEKTMMEIKRKNESAQLKAFEVDLSSFQSILQFKASLQQWLSDSQMHSSIQLLINNAGILATSSRFTSEGYDQMMATNYLSAFFLSKLLLPLLRNSLIPSRIVNVTSFTHRSVSNIQVAKDTVSGKCFSGLKRYPYAHVYEYSKLFLLLFSYELHRQLGLMDISRHVSVIAVDPGVVETNILREVPPCLSSLANKVLRSLWFLQSPEVGISSILDAAFAPPETSGVYFFGGKGNTVSSSMLSYDAKLAQELWSASSDLFLESQLAFKETSTSVSNFVS; translated from the exons ATGAAGGAGGCATTGGATTTTGTACTGTCCATGGAATTCTGGAGAATGGGCCTGCGATGGACTCTCAGTCTTCTCATCTCTTACTGGCACCTCCTCTTCGCCTCGACTACTACTCCTCCTTCCAGATCACCGCCTCCCTCACCTCCGTCGAGGCCCGTCTGCATCATCACCGGC GCAATGTGTACAGCTCATAATCCGATTCTGTATGCAGTTGGACGCTCATCTCGCTTGTTAGAAAAG ACGATGATGGAAATTAAGAGGAAGAATGAGAGTGCACAGCTGAAAGCTTTCGAGGTTGATCTCTCATCATTCCAGTCGATTCTTCAGTTTAAAGCCTCCCTACAGCAGTGGCTTTCCGACTCGCAAATGCACTCTTCCATCCAACTCCTAATTAACAATGCTGGAATACTTGCTACCTCGTCTAGATTCACCTCTGAAGGCTATGATCA GATGATGGCTACAAATTACTTGAGTGCATTTTTTCTTAGTAAACTATTATTACCTCTTCTCAGAAACAGCTTGATTCCTTCCCGTATAGTGAATGTCACATCTTTCACACATCGAAGTG TATCGAATATACAGGTTGCCAAGGATACTGTATCTGGGAAGTGCTTCAGCGGATTAAAAAGATACCCATATGCTCACGTATATGAGTATTCCAAAT TGTTCCTACTGCTCTTCTCCTATGAGCTTCATCGCCAACTTGGCTTGATGGACATATCTCGTCACGTCTCCGTCAT TGCTGTGGATCCTGGTGTTGTTGAAACCAACATCTTGCGAGAAGTTCCTCCATGCCTATCCAGTTTGGCCAATAAAGTTTTGAGAAGTCTTTGGTTCTTGCAGTCACCTGAAGTTGGAATCAGTTCCATTCTCGATGCAGCATTTGCTCCACCA GAAACATCTGGAGTTTACTTTTTTGGTGGAAAGGGCAACACTGTCAGCTCTTCTATGCTTTCATATGATGCCAAACTTGCACAGGAACTTTGGAGTGCATCGTCTGATCTGTTTTTAGAGTCAcagcttgctttcaaggaaaCCTCCACTTCTGTATCAAACTTTGTATCATAG
- the LOC133736632 gene encoding uncharacterized protein LOC133736632 isoform X1, with protein MKEALDFVLSMEFWRMGLRWTLSLLISYWHLLFASTTTPPSRSPPPSPPSRPVCIITGATSGLGAAAAHALSARGFFVVLVGRSSRLLEKTMMEIKRKNESAQLKAFEVDLSSFQSILQFKASLQQWLSDSQMHSSIQLLINNAGILATSSRFTSEGYDQMMATNYLSAFFLSKLLLPLLRNSLIPSRIVNVTSFTHRSVSNIQVAKDTVSGKCFSGLKRYPYAHVYEYSKLFLLLFSYELHRQLGLMDISRHVSVIAVDPGVVETNILREVPPCLSSLANKVLRSLWFLQSPEVGISSILDAAFAPPETSGVYFFGGKGNTVSSSMLSYDAKLAQELWSASSDLFLESQLAFKETSTSVSNFVS; from the exons ATGAAGGAGGCATTGGATTTTGTACTGTCCATGGAATTCTGGAGAATGGGCCTGCGATGGACTCTCAGTCTTCTCATCTCTTACTGGCACCTCCTCTTCGCCTCGACTACTACTCCTCCTTCCAGATCACCGCCTCCCTCACCTCCGTCGAGGCCCGTCTGCATCATCACCGGC GCGACTTCTGGATTGGGCGCCGCCGCGGCCCATGCTCTCTCCGCTCGTGGCTTCTTTGTGGTTCTCG TTGGACGCTCATCTCGCTTGTTAGAAAAG ACGATGATGGAAATTAAGAGGAAGAATGAGAGTGCACAGCTGAAAGCTTTCGAGGTTGATCTCTCATCATTCCAGTCGATTCTTCAGTTTAAAGCCTCCCTACAGCAGTGGCTTTCCGACTCGCAAATGCACTCTTCCATCCAACTCCTAATTAACAATGCTGGAATACTTGCTACCTCGTCTAGATTCACCTCTGAAGGCTATGATCA GATGATGGCTACAAATTACTTGAGTGCATTTTTTCTTAGTAAACTATTATTACCTCTTCTCAGAAACAGCTTGATTCCTTCCCGTATAGTGAATGTCACATCTTTCACACATCGAAGTG TATCGAATATACAGGTTGCCAAGGATACTGTATCTGGGAAGTGCTTCAGCGGATTAAAAAGATACCCATATGCTCACGTATATGAGTATTCCAAAT TGTTCCTACTGCTCTTCTCCTATGAGCTTCATCGCCAACTTGGCTTGATGGACATATCTCGTCACGTCTCCGTCAT TGCTGTGGATCCTGGTGTTGTTGAAACCAACATCTTGCGAGAAGTTCCTCCATGCCTATCCAGTTTGGCCAATAAAGTTTTGAGAAGTCTTTGGTTCTTGCAGTCACCTGAAGTTGGAATCAGTTCCATTCTCGATGCAGCATTTGCTCCACCA GAAACATCTGGAGTTTACTTTTTTGGTGGAAAGGGCAACACTGTCAGCTCTTCTATGCTTTCATATGATGCCAAACTTGCACAGGAACTTTGGAGTGCATCGTCTGATCTGTTTTTAGAGTCAcagcttgctttcaaggaaaCCTCCACTTCTGTATCAAACTTTGTATCATAG
- the LOC133736632 gene encoding uncharacterized protein LOC133736632 isoform X3, with translation MKEALDFVLSMEFWRMGLRWTLSLLISYWHLLFASTTTPPSRSPPPSPPSRPVCIITGATSGLGAAAAHALSARGFFVVLVGRSSRLLEKTMMEIKRKNESAQLKAFEVDLSSFQSILQFKASLQQWLSDSQMHSSIQLLINNAGILATSSRFTSEGYDQNSLIPSRIVNVTSFTHRSVSNIQVAKDTVSGKCFSGLKRYPYAHVYEYSKLFLLLFSYELHRQLGLMDISRHVSVIAVDPGVVETNILREVPPCLSSLANKVLRSLWFLQSPEVGISSILDAAFAPPETSGVYFFGGKGNTVSSSMLSYDAKLAQELWSASSDLFLESQLAFKETSTSVSNFVS, from the exons ATGAAGGAGGCATTGGATTTTGTACTGTCCATGGAATTCTGGAGAATGGGCCTGCGATGGACTCTCAGTCTTCTCATCTCTTACTGGCACCTCCTCTTCGCCTCGACTACTACTCCTCCTTCCAGATCACCGCCTCCCTCACCTCCGTCGAGGCCCGTCTGCATCATCACCGGC GCGACTTCTGGATTGGGCGCCGCCGCGGCCCATGCTCTCTCCGCTCGTGGCTTCTTTGTGGTTCTCG TTGGACGCTCATCTCGCTTGTTAGAAAAG ACGATGATGGAAATTAAGAGGAAGAATGAGAGTGCACAGCTGAAAGCTTTCGAGGTTGATCTCTCATCATTCCAGTCGATTCTTCAGTTTAAAGCCTCCCTACAGCAGTGGCTTTCCGACTCGCAAATGCACTCTTCCATCCAACTCCTAATTAACAATGCTGGAATACTTGCTACCTCGTCTAGATTCACCTCTGAAGGCTATGATCA AAACAGCTTGATTCCTTCCCGTATAGTGAATGTCACATCTTTCACACATCGAAGTG TATCGAATATACAGGTTGCCAAGGATACTGTATCTGGGAAGTGCTTCAGCGGATTAAAAAGATACCCATATGCTCACGTATATGAGTATTCCAAAT TGTTCCTACTGCTCTTCTCCTATGAGCTTCATCGCCAACTTGGCTTGATGGACATATCTCGTCACGTCTCCGTCAT TGCTGTGGATCCTGGTGTTGTTGAAACCAACATCTTGCGAGAAGTTCCTCCATGCCTATCCAGTTTGGCCAATAAAGTTTTGAGAAGTCTTTGGTTCTTGCAGTCACCTGAAGTTGGAATCAGTTCCATTCTCGATGCAGCATTTGCTCCACCA GAAACATCTGGAGTTTACTTTTTTGGTGGAAAGGGCAACACTGTCAGCTCTTCTATGCTTTCATATGATGCCAAACTTGCACAGGAACTTTGGAGTGCATCGTCTGATCTGTTTTTAGAGTCAcagcttgctttcaaggaaaCCTCCACTTCTGTATCAAACTTTGTATCATAG